GCGTCCAACCGTCAGCAGAAATAGTTGAATATCTATTCAAATTCTGATCTTTTTCTTTTAGAAAAAGAGAAAGCACTTCTTTGTTATTATACTCTGAAGCTAAGTACATCGCCGAAGAAATACAATCAAACTTACGATGCTTGAGAGGCCGCTTATTAAATGAAGATAGTAAAAAATTTTCCAAAAATTTGTAATTATTAAGATAAAAATCCCTTAATGCAACTACATGAACAAAATCAGATGAATTTATAAATTTTAAACAATTTGAAGTTTCTATTAAGTTAATTTTCTTTTTCTTTTTGTCATAATAAACAAAATTTCTTGAAAAGCTTTCAGTTGAAAATCTCTCGCAAAAGCTTCTCAATTGCTTAAAAAACTCTCTGAGATAACTAATTTTTTCAGCTTCCCTGCTTTCTTCATTTTCTACATATCCGTAAGTGATGGCTCTTTTCGAAAGAACTTCGTAAGCGAATATTTTTGACTCGCGATTTACTAAAGCGAAGGCTGCGAGGCTTTTAATCGAAAGGTTAGCTAGAATGTGTAAATTTATTTCAACAGGCAGATTAAAGGAATTAAGGGGGTGAACTAAATAGAGGATTCTATTTGTGACAGCTCTAACTTTATTACTCGATAACCTGATTTTTTTTCCTAGATAACTATTTCGTAATTCAATCGCTTTTTCTAAAAGAGTTTCCCTTAAATCTTTTGTCAAAAAATCAAAAGAAGGGTCATGAGTTTCTCTTATATAGTCCATTCCGTCTTTTAAGACCCTCTCAATTCTTTCTAAAATAGGGAGAACCTGTTTTTTTCTAACGAAATCAAGGGACACGATTCGAAAATGAGTATCGCTATTAAAAACAATGTCAATGTAGCTTTTGCCGATATTCATCTAACACCCTGCAAATTGGGAGGACATCTGAAATACATAATATAAATTTTTGAAAAACAAACCGATTATCTTGATACCCTTTTTTCTAAACATACCCCTTGCCAGTATTACTTTTATAGTTGGTTTGACGAAATTTTACCCTGCAAGTAAAAATTTTTTCCAAGTTTACGCTTCTTTGAAAGACCAAGCCTAAAGCCGCTTTTTTTTGTCGTAATTTGGAAATTTGAAGGGGAGGGTATTATATTTATATCCATCAATAGGGGGGAAAAAGTCTATCAGGAGGGATAGTCAACCAAGCGAGAAGATCGGAAACCTGACGATTGATTGCCAATTTAGCTAAAGATTTTTTTCATGCAAAGCTATGGGAAAGATCTTGTTTCAAAGCCGGCTCTTACAGTCTTCCTTCGTGTCTTGAAAGATAGACAGCAGTTCCCCGATTGAGGAACTGCTAAAGGTTTTAGAGAGGGGTTTGTCTTTTTAAAAGAAGGATGTTATTAGGCTTTGTTTGATTGACAAAAATTCTCTTGCCATTCGTATCTACAGCGACTCCAACAAACGGATTGATGGGTATTGGGTTAAAGGATGAAATAATAATTTCTTCACTAAGCTTAAGATCATTTTTTATTACGCTTGCATTTCCTGGAGTTATTGCAGAAGCGCTTATAAGTTTTTTGCTCCCGGCTTCCACTATAACAAGTTTATCATTGATTATATCCAACCCTTGGGGATTGTCTAAGTTCTCAACTAAAATCTCTTGAGTTTGGTTTGCAAGCGAAATGCGGCTTATCCTTCCCGAATTTGGAACACCTTGATTGAGTAAACCGGCTTCAACGACATACAGATACCCATTATAAATCTTTAGTTTTACAGGTGAACGAAGACCTGAAAAGTAGGTTTCATTCACTGCCCCTGTATTGGTGTGATAAAGTTTTACGATCGTGCCGTCGACTGCATTCGCCACTAGGTAAAATTCTTCAGGAGTTCCACCTGTAATACGGACGGAAGAAAAAGGTTGTTTTCCAAAAAGGCCTGTTTCAAAACCATTGAAAAAGTCATAAGAGGTAAAATCATTTTTATTGATAGCAAAAATATTTCCGATTG
This DNA window, taken from Criblamydia sequanensis CRIB-18, encodes the following:
- a CDS encoding ankyrin repeat domain-containing protein, which produces MNIGKSYIDIVFNSDTHFRIVSLDFVRKKQVLPILERIERVLKDGMDYIRETHDPSFDFLTKDLRETLLEKAIELRNSYLGKKIRLSSNKVRAVTNRILYLVHPLNSFNLPVEINLHILANLSIKSLAAFALVNRESKIFAYEVLSKRAITYGYVENEESREAEKISYLREFFKQLRSFCERFSTESFSRNFVYYDKKKKKINLIETSNCLKFINSSDFVHVVALRDFYLNNYKFLENFLLSSFNKRPLKHRKFDCISSAMYLASEYNNKEVLSLFLKEKDQNLNRYSTISADGWTPLHVAAYHGHVDIVKILLDNGAKVNLHTQRYHKSALQLACEPINSEPAFPISSERWAIIKLLLENGANPNWTDASGFSPMQYADLMNKWELTELFTIYSK